The DNA sequence CCAGCACTTCCGGTGACGCGCCGGCAATGGTGATCCCCGCGAGCCGCAGGAAATAGCAGTACGGCGCCGGATTGAGCGCGCGGAGCCAGCGATACGCCAGAAATGGATCGGGCGCCGGCGTGACGTCGAGGCGGCGCGACAGCACGATCTGGAAGGCGTCGCCCGCAGCGATGTAATCCCGGCAGCGCTGCACGTCGCGCTGAAAGTCGGCGTCGGTGAAGTTCGCGGTGGCGGCCGCACGGTGGACCCCGTCGATCGCCAGCGGCGCGAGATGGTTCGGCGCATCGAGCCGCGCGACCCATTCGTCGCACCGCCGCTCGGCATCGGCGATCCGTGCGTCGAGATCGGCGTCCGAGAGACGCTCGTCCACCGCGACGTTGGCGATCACCGTTGCCCGATGAAAGAGATTGTCGAGCACGAGGAGCGTGTCGACCAGCATCACCACGGCATCGGGAAGGTCGCGGTCGTCGCGCGGCGGATCGGGAAGCCGCTCGATCGTGCGCACCACATCGTAGCCCCAGAACCCCACCGCGCCGCCGGTGAAGCGCGGCAATCCGGGAACCTCGACCGACCGATCGGCGCGCAGCATCTCGCTCAGATGCGCCAGCGGGGCGATCGGGTCGTTGCGTGGAACCCAGTCATCACCGTCCGTCGACATCTCGCAGCGGCGACCGCGGTAGCGATAGATCGCGCCCGGTTCAGTCGCGAGGAATGAATACCGCGCCCACCGTTCGCCACCCTCCAGCGATTCGAGGAGAAAGCCGTACTCGCCGCGATGAATCTTCGCGAATGCCGATACTGGTGTATCGCCGTCGAGGACCACCTCGCGCGTCACGGGGACGCGGGTGAATCCGTTGCGCGCGGCATCGCGGCAGCGCGATCGCAGGTCGCTCATCGAAGGGCCAGCAACGCGTAGACGCCGGACGTGGTGAGCGGAAAGCGCATCATGTCGGCGGCGGGACGATTCCCGGCGAGGAACTTGACATGGGTGTCGGTCACCAGGGCCGGCGCGACGAGCTGTTCGAATTGTCCGGGGCTCGGATGGGTTGCGGCGGCGCCGGATGGCGTCTTGAAATGAATGGCATACGAAAACGTTCCGGTCGAACCGGTCGGCACATTGTCGGGAAGCGAGATCGTCACCGCGTATTGGCCGGCGACGGGATGCACTTCGACGCGGATCGAATCGCGCGAGGGAGTCGAATCATGGGCGGCGGGAAAATGGAGCATCAGGAAGATGGCCTGATCGTCGGCATGCTTCATCACGATCGTCCGCCCTGCTGCTCGGGCGAACACGACCTGCGTGTCACGCACCACGCCCCCCGAGGTTTCGAGCATCCACACCTTGTCGGTCGTCGTCTGCGTCCCCGGCGCGATCGCCATCGTGGCTGGGACCGCGCCGACGTTGACGTTGGTTCCATGGCAGGCGGCCACCAGCGCCAGCGCGGCGACGCCTATCTTCCGGCGATGCTTCGTCGATCGGCCGGCATCGCGGTGCTTCTCGCCACGGTCGTTGCGGCTCCGCTCACCGCGCAGCGCTGGGTCGCCGGCGATTCGCTGCCGCTGATCCAGGCGGCGGTTGCTCACCGCGCCAGCCGCGATGCCGATACCCTTCTCGCCTCGTGGCAAGCCGAAGCGCACGGGTTCCTGCGGTTTGCCTCGGTCATCGATCACGGCGATGGTCCTGTCGAACGGGTGATTCGGGCCGACGAATTGCGGGTCGAAGTGTACGGGGAGGCCCCGAACTGGAGCAAGCAGAATATCGTCGCCTGGCGCGACACCTCCTTCCTTCCCAACCAGATGCAGTACCATCGCGACCATCTCGGCATCGTCGCGAACGACTTCGGACCGCTGATCCGGCTGGGCCAGGGCGACGAGGTCCGTAACGTCCCCCATCCGCTCTCGGCCGCCGGTCTCTCATTCTACCGCTTCGCGCTCGGCGACACCCTGCGGCTGACCGCACCGCGCGGAACGGTCCGCGTCGTCGCAATCGACGTGCGGCCGAGCGACCCCGGGACCGCCGGAACGATCGGGACCCTCTACATCGACATCGACCGCGCCGCGCTGGTCCGCTTCCAGTTCACCTTCACACCTCCTGCCTATCGCGATCGCACCGTCGAGGATATCACCGTCACCCTCGACAACGCCCTCGAGGAAAACGCTCGCTGGCTCCCCTGGCGCCAGTCGATCGTGATCCGCCGCGCGACGCCGTGGCTCGATACGCCGCTCCATACCGTGATTCGCGGTGACTGGGTGATCGACGACTACCGCTTCGGCACGGTGCATCCGCCGGTCTTCTTTGCAGGCCCCCCGATCGGAGGCCGCACGGCGCCCGTCGATTCGGGATGGACGGCGCCGATCGCGAACGAACTCAGCGACCTCCCGGAGACCGAGCTGGACGTCGCCCAGGTGGCGCGCCGCGCATCGCAATCGATCGGCGGACGTTCGCTCGACGGCTTGCCGCGCTTCCGGGTCGTCGACGGAGCCCTGAGCGATCTGCTGCGCGTCAACCGCGTCGAAGGCGTGACAATCGAGCCGGGAAGCTCCCTTGAACTCGGTCGCGGTTTCAACCTCCGCGCCCGCGCCGGGATCGGCCTGAGCGATGACCGGATGATCTGGGCCGGCGAAGTGGCGAAGCGCAGCGGCCCGGCGCGCTGGTCGGTCGGCGCCACGCGCAGCGTTGCCGACGTCGGAGATCTCCCGATGATCAGCGGCGTGGTGAACTCCGTCGCCACCGCCGTCGCCGGAACCGATCTGGGCGACTACACCCTCCTCGATCGAGCGACTGCCGCCGCGACGATCGCGTCCGGGCGCACTCTCGTCACCATCGCGGGCGGGTGGGAAGAATCGCGTCCGGCCGCGGCCGCCTTCACGCCGCTCACCGACTCGGTGCTCCCCAATCCGCTCCTGCCACGAAGCAGCGCGGCGATCGCGCGGCTGTCGCTGTCACGGCAAGGCACCGCCGGCGACGGCTGGACCATCGACGGCGAAGCCGGTGCTGGTACGACTGAATGGGCCCGGATCCGGGCGGCGGGCAACGTCGCGATCGCCATCGGGACCGGCTCGATCGAACTGAGCGGCACGGCCGGGTGGGGGAGCGCCGATCTCCCTGTCTATCGAAGCTTTCTCCTCGGCGGAAAAGGGACCCTCCCCGGGCTCCCGTTTCGCGAGCTCGGCGGCCGCAGGATGGCCATGGCTTCGGTCGGCTGGGCGCTTCCGGTCCGGCTCCCCACACCTCCCTTTCCGTATTCGAAATACGTCACGCTTCCAAGCATCTTGGAGCCGTTCCTGGCCGCCGGAATTGCCGGTGGCGACTTCGCGCTCGCCCCGTGGCGAGCGACCGGGAGCATCGAACCGGTGGCCGGCCTCCGCATCGATGCCTGGGGGCCGCTGATCCGCGTGGAATCGGGGATTTCGCTGCGAACCGGGCGGGTTACCATCTCGCTCGATGCCCATCCCGATTGGTGGGCAATCCTCTAGCGGCGCCGCGCCAGTGCGACAATCCGGTCACATCCTGACAGCGAGATGTCATGTGGCGACAGAGGCACCTAGATTGCAATGAACCGGCTGGAAACCCGTATCGAAGGGGCTCGTGCGTAACTACAACGACGAATGGACAGCCGTGGTCCTCGGGCCGCTCGTCCCGGTGGAGAAGCTGGAGCGGCTGCAGAATGATCGCGAATCATCCACCTCTCTCTGGGAGCGGATTCTTGACGCCCGCCTCCTGACCGAGGTGCAGGTCCTGGACGCCGTTGCCGCCCGTTGCAAGCTCCCGATCGCCGATCTCAAGCTGGCCGGCGAAGCGGCACGCGACGCCGTCCCCGAGCCGCTGGCCCGTCGCTACAGCATCGTGCCGCTCACGGTCAACGACGTCCTCCTCGAGGTCGCGACCAGCAATCCGTTCGACATCGGCGCCGAGCAGGCGCTTGCCTTTGCCACCGGACGCGAAGTGCGGATGCTGCTCGCTTCGCCGCCGCGGATCCGCGAGAAGCTCGACCAGCTCTACGGTGCCGCCCGTCGCGAGGGGAGCGTCAAGGACATCCTCACCGGGATGGAAGCGGCCGACGTCCGCACCGTCGAAGACGAGCAGGACGAGATGGACGCCGATGCCGCCGCGGCAGAAGCGAGTTCGCGGCCGATCATCAAGCTGGTCAACGTCCTCCTCGACGACGGTGTCACCAGCCGGGCGAGCGACATCCACATCGAATCGGGCGAGCAGGCCGTCGTGGTGCGCTACCGCATCGATGGCGTGCTCCGCCATGCGATGACGATTCCCCGCAAGGCCGGCACGCCGCTGATCTCGCGCATCAAGATCATGTCGGGACTCGATATCGCAGACCGGCTGCGGCCGCAGGACGGGCGCGCGCGCGTCGAGATCAAGGGGAACCCGGTCGACCTGCGCGTGTCGACGCTCCCCGCGACGCACGGCGAAAAGGTCGTCATCCGGATCCTGAACACCCAGTCGACGATGCTGTCGCTCGATTCGCTCGGCCTCTACGACGACGAGCAGACGCTGATCAAGCGGCTCCTCAACAGCAAGGAAGGGATTCTTCTTTGCACCGGCCCGACCGGGTCGGGAAAGACGACCACCCTCTACTCGTGCATTCGCACCATCGAAGGTGAAGGGATCAACATCGTCACCGTCGAGGACCCGGTCGAATACCGCCTCGGCAAGAACGTCGTCCAGGTGCAGACCAACGAGAAGACAGGACTGACCTTCGCGGCCGCACTGCGGTCGATCCTCCGCCAGGACCCCGACATTGTCCTCGTCGGCGAAATTCGTGACATCGAGACGGCACAGGTCGCAGTGCAGGCGTCACTCACCGGCCATCTGGTCCTGTCGACGCTGCACACCAACGATGCGCCGAACACGGTGACCCGTCTCGTCGACATGGGGCTCGAAGCGTTCAAGATCGGCGCGGCACTGCGCGGCGTGATTGCGCAGCGGCTGATGCGCAAGCTCTGCCCCTCGTGCCGTGTCGAGCAGGCGCACACCGAGGTACCGGAGCGGCTCCGTCCGTTCCTGTCGCGTGATGCCCAGCTCTGGAAAGCGGTCGGCTGCGGCCAATGCTCGCAGACCGGCTATCGCGGCCGCTTCTCGGTGGTCGAGATCCTGGCGATGAACCCCGATCTCGAGCGCCTCGTCGGCAACAACGCCAACGCCGACCAGATCGGCCGCGCGGCGCAGGAACACGGCATGCGGAGCCTCTTCGAATGCGGACTCCGGCATCTGATCGACGGGCACACCTCGATCGACGAACTGCTCCGCGTCACCGATGTCCCGCAGAGCCACGACGCGCCACCCGCCAAGGGACGCGGCAAGGCGAAGGGGAAGGGGAAGCAGACCTCCTCGACCGCCTCGCCGGCCGGCACCGACATCGAGACCACCGACGAACACAGCACCGACGAACTCTTTGCCGGGCTCGAACTGGTCGATGAGCCGGAAGCGCCGGCCCCGGCCGATCAGGCCAAGCCGTCGCGCGCGACGATCCTGCTCGTCGAGGACGAGGAGTCGCTGCGACGGGTGATCAAGGATCTGCTGGAGCAGGAGGGGTATCACATCTGCGAGGCGCGCGACGGTGCCGAAGCGATGGAACAGGTCGACCGGCACAACCCCGACCTCGTCCTGCTCGACCTCAACCTGCCGAACATCGACGGCTACACCGTGCTGCAGAAGCTCCGCGCCCATCCACGGACCGAGCACCTTCCCGTCGTGATCCTCTCGGCCCGCGGCGATGAGGACAACGAGGTGAAGGTCCTCCGGCTAGGCGCCACCGATTTCCTCTCCAAGCCGTTCCGGCCGAAAGCGCTCTCGGCCCGTCTCGAAGCGACGCTGGCACGCCGGGGCAGATAGCCACGGCGGTGCCGGCAGAATCCATTGATCCGTCAATGGAATGTCATGACGACCGTATCCGTTTCCCTGGTTGATGTCTACGTCCTGCGCGGGCGCGGTGAGGAGCTCGAAGTGCTGCTCCTCCGGCGCGCACCGCGTGGCGTCCGTGCAGGCACCTGGGAAGGGGTGCATGGAAAGATCGATCCCGGCGAGTCGCCCGTCGACGCGGCGGTGCGCGAACTCCATGAAGAAACGGGGTGCCATCCGCTGGCGCTGTACAATCTCAGCCGCGTCGAGCAGTTCTATCTGCACACCGAGGACCGGGTTGCAATGATTCCCGTCTTCGTGGCGTTCCTTGCCGGCGACGCCGTCGTCCGCCTCAGCGACGAGCACGACACACTGCTCTGGATGAAGCCCGACCCGGCGCGCGAGCGCCTGACGTGGCCGCGCGCGCGCCGCGCGCTTGACGATGCGATCGCGTTGCTGGGCAGCGGCGGCGCGGGAATACTGGAGGAGGTCCTCCGCGTGCGTTAAAAAGATCCGTAAACAGAATATCTGATCCGTTCTCCCTTCATTTGACAATTTGTTCGCCTTGCCGCATCCCAATTCTCACGTAACGTGCTATGACCTCCGGCGCCACACGATTCGGTGGTCGCCGTCGTCCGTGTGTATCGACAATCTTTCAGAGCGAGCCCGATGCGAGCCATCTCCCCCAACTCCCTGGTGGTGTGCGCAGCCGCCGGCGCAGTGATCCTCTTCGCGGGAAACGCGCGCGCCCAGGTCGCGCTCGATCCACACTTCCCGCTGCACATCGCGAGCGCGTCCTTCCAGACCGACTCGGATCGCGTCGGCAACCTCCTCGACGGCGCCATTGGCCGCGATGGACGAATCTGCGCCGCGGATTTCAGCGAAAAGATGATTCACTGTCTCGTCCGCAATCCCGATCATTGGGTCGAAATCGGCCGCAATGGTGAAGGACCCGGCGAATTCCGCGCACCCTACCGCGTCGCCTTCACACCATCACAGGCGATGTGGGTGTGGGATTTCCAGTCTCAGCAATTATCGCATTTCGATGCCGCCGGTCATTTCACCGGTCGCGCCGCCCTGCCGTACTTCTTCCGGCAGGTCGACAACATGGTCGCGCTGGGCGAGGATCGTGTGGTCTTCTGCGGTGTGACTTCGATTGCCTCTCCTGCCCGCGACAGCGCGCTCCATCTCTTCAAGTGGGTCGGCAGCGGCACTCCGATGCAGTTGGTCCGCGCCTTCGGCCGGCTCCCGGCGTATTCCGTCCGTGAAAAGATCGACCATTGGGGCGCTGGCGTCGTCACCGTCGCGGCCAACGGCAATCTCTACTACACCCGCCGCGTTCCCTGGGACATCTCGGAGTTTCGTCTCGATGGCACGCTGGTGCGAGTGATTCCGGGGCCCGAGACGCTGATCATGGGTGCCGATTCGGCGGTGTCGATCACCGAAGACAAGGAGACCGTGACCATTCGGCGGAACCCGGATGCGACGATCGTGTACCCGCTCCGCGCGATCGATATCGGCCAGAACTGGATCCTCACCGGGCGGCGGATCGCGACTCCCAAGGAAGCGCATGTCGTCTGGGACCTGCTCGACCGCCGCACCGGACGCCGGATCGCCGAGACGCCGCTCCCCAAGCCGCTCACCGAGATCTCCGGGTTCGGCTACGACGCGACGCGCAATACCCTGTGGGCGTCAGGCTCCAGGGATGATGTCGACGGCATCTGGTCGGTCACGTTTGCCCGAACTCCGCAGTAAACCACACACCCCCAACCCAAGGAGTCGATCCATGATCGCACGCATCGCCGCCGCACTGGCGGTCCTCGTTCCCTGCGCGCTCGGAGCGCAGACAATAGCGCCGGGCCGGATGCAGCCCCTGATGCAGAGCAATCTCTGCAACTTCGGCTGCGCAACCTTCCAGATGGGTGACAACGGTCCGAAGTTCGACGGCTGCCAGGAGAACACGGGCACCGATACCACGTTCAAGGCATGCACGTCGAACACCGACGCCGGCTGCTCGCTCAGCAATTGTCATGTCGCGACGCTGACCATGTCCGATGGCGTGGTCCTCGCCGCGGCACCCGCCTGCCAGCTCGATCACGCCGTTGCAGTTGCGCTGCAGACCTCGCGCTCCGCCGGTGGCGACCCTGATTGGTCCGTCACCGTTTCCACCACCTTTGCCAGGAGAACGCAATGAAGAAGTTCGCAGTCGCCCTCGCTGCAGTCGCGTGCCTGACCGTCGCGCTCGGTCCCCGCACCCTGCAAGCCCAGGTTCGAGCAGGGGGTGCCGCCCCGCAGATGATGACGCCGGTCGTGTGCACCTGGCACTGCTACTGGAGCACCGGCTCCGACGGGAGTGCGTCGGGGTATGCCTGCTACGAGGCGTTTGACGGCGTCCAGCAGTTCGAAGGCTGCGCCGCCGACGGGATCTGGCGCGAACCATACGGATGCGCCATGAAGCTCTGCGGTGAGGACGAAGCGGTCCTCGGCCCCGATGGGTCGCACGTCGGCGAGGCACGACTCTGCGACAACGCCCCCGAGTCGGCGCGCCGGTTGGTGACCGCCGCCAGTCTCCACAAGGCGCAGCAGAGCGAAAGCTTCGGACCGGCGTATATCGGGAGAGATGACGCGACGGCGAAGGGAATGCAGTAGCTCCAGTGACGTGACGAGGGCATCCCTGTCACGAGGTATGCCCTCGTACCGTCCGCGCTCAATCCTTCTTTTCGAGCGCCGCCAGTCGTGCCTCGAGTTCAGCGAGCCGGTCAACCTGGGCGGCCGGCGCCGGCGCAATGGCGGATGGTGCAGCGGTCGCGGCGGGCACCGCAGCCGCTGCCGGCACTGCACGCGCGGGCGTCGTGGTGCGCGGGACATTCCGCGCGGCGAGGCGGACGAATCCTCGTCCGAGCGGACCGAGCCAGACCGTTTCAAAGATCCGGTCACCGGGTGGCGCGCGGAACGGACTGCGAAGCAGCAACATCATTCCCACGCCAAACCAGATCACCGCCACGACCAACGCGATCAATCCCAGGAGGCCGACGTGGTAGCGCGCCGGCCCGGCCTTGACTGCGCTCCTCGCAACCACCACAACGAGAACGACCGCCGTCACGACCATCACCGACGCGATCCGCAGCGTCTTCTTCCGGTGCGCCAGCACTGCCGGATTGGCGCGATACGCTTCCCGCACCACCAGACGTTCCTCGGCGACCGCGCGCATCCCCTTGAGGATGTCGTCGGCGCTGTAACCGTCGGCCGCAAGGCGGCGCGCCGAGGAGAAGCTCATCATCGCACGGGTGATGATCACCGCGGTGATGAGCAGGACCGGGATTGCGGCGTCGAAGAGTCCGCCAGCCGACATTCCTCGCGCGATGAGCGGGAACATGATCAGAAGGAAGAACGCGACCAGTGACAGCGTGCCGAGATCCTGCGCGAACAGGCGGATCGGGAGCGGGATTTCCGGCGCGGCGAGCTGGGCGGCGTCGATCGCGTCGACCAGCGCTTCGGCGGTGCGGAACCGGGCGTCCGGCGCCTTGGCGACGCAGCGATCGATTGAGTCACCGAGCGCCGCGGGGATCCCGCTGCGAAGCGTCGACGCCGGCGGCAGCACCTCGGTGAGCTGCTTGACGATGATCTGCTGCGTCGACGTCCCGGTGATCGGCTTCGTGCCGGTCAGCGCAAACAGCGCCACCAGGCCGAGCGAATAGAGATCGGTGCGGCCGTCGACCGTGTCGCCGGACGCCTGCTCGGGGCTCATGAATTCCGGCGTGCCGACAACCTCGCCGACGCGGGTGAGCCCCGGCGCGGCGGCGGTCGACGTGATCGGTCGCGAGATTCCGAAGTCCATCAGCAGGGCGCGGCCGGTGGCGCGCTCGATCATGATGTTGTCGGGCTTGATGTCGCGATGCACCACCCCCCGGCCGTGCGCGTAGGCGAGAGCGTATCCGATGTCCTGCAGCACCCGCACGATCGTCCGGATATCCAGCGGTCCGGCACGCTTCACCCGCTCGGCGAGCGATTCACCCTCGACGTACCCCATCGCGAAGGCGAGGAGCCCGTCGCGGTCCTCGACGGCGTAGACCGGAACGATGTTGGGATGCGAGAACGACGCGGCGACCCGGGTTTCGCGGAGAAAGCGTTCGCGAAGTGACGGATCAGCGGCGAACTCGGGCGGCAGGACCTTGAGCGCGACCGGGCGGTCGAGCTGCACGTCGCGTGCGAGGTAGACCGCGCCCATCCCGCCGCGACCGAGTTCGCGGTCGACGGCATAGCGGTCGCCCAAGCGGGCGCGGACCTGGTCGAGGGTGCTGGTGGCTGGCATCAGGAGGCCGAAATCGACAGCGGCGCGCGGAGGGGCGCAAGGTGGCAGAGCGAGCCGACTGTTCTCGACGATTCTAGTCCGGCTGGTACGGCCAAGCCCAGACCGGTTGATCGTCGTCGGCGCCGCAGCGATCGAGATGCCCGATGCGCTGCAGGGCGTCCATGCGGGCGTCGGCTTCTTCGTAGCGCTGGTAGCGAATTGCGTGAACCGTATTCCGGCGACTCAATGGCATCGATGAGAGCGGCGGTGACGGCAGAATGTCAGAGGCGGGCTTCCGGGTGTCTGGACCGGTCGGCGGATCGCCGTAGGGATAGGTGATCGGAGCTTGCGGGCGACGCCAACTGGCGGATCGTGACCGCTGCGGCTGGCCCCATTCAGGAAGTCCGGGACCAGCCGCGCGACGAATTACTGGCGGCGGATGATGTTGGGCATGCTGAATAACAGCGTCAGCTGGATCCGCGGTCGGGCGTGGTCGAGAGATCGCCCCTCCCGACGCGATGCCGAGTGACTCGCACAGGGTGGTGACCTCGCGAAGGAGTCGCTCAAGCGTCACGGAGTCACGCTGTGCGGCTGCCCGAGCCGCTTCCCGAAGCAGGGCGGCGCGCAGGCGTATGGCGTGTTTCGTGGCTGGCAACTGCTCGAGCAGGTGCTCGATTGCAGCGCGTTGGTCATTGATCGAATGTTCGTCTGGTGGTTTTGACGTGTTCATGTGTCTGTCTCCTGCACTTGGCAGGGCGCCGAAATGCTCACCTATGATGAATCTGCCTGGTGCCCAATCTGATCCGTAGGATTCAACAAGATCCTTCGTCACTCGATTCGAATTCCCTGTGTCAGCTCGTGGTGCAGGATGGCCAGTTCGCGTCGGTCGCGGAGTTGCCGCCGAACCCCGAACTGCAGGCCGACGGCAACTCTTCGCCTCGCGATGCATCATCGATGTGGCTCGCCGAGGTCGAAGATCCAATAGATCCAAGCAAATGGCGCATTTAGCAGCGCTAAGGCAATCCCCAAAATGAAAGAGCGCGGCTTACTTCGATACCAATCGACAAACGCGAGCCACCACGACCACAGCGAGCACACGACACCGACTAACCCGATCGATGCGATCGCGTATTGTGCTTGTGTCGGCAGGCTTTGCCACTGATTACTCGAAAGACGAATTGCGCAGTAGCCGACCAGGGAGGCAACCATCCCTAGAATGGCGATGCGTTTTCCACTGTGGATCATGGTAGAGTGCTCCGAATCAGTGTTTGAGCTTGATGGACAGCGCGAGCTGCGACTGCCCGAAGCGCAGTCCAATTGATTGTCACGTCGAAGCCAAGCCCGACGGCTACGCCAATTGTCGTGCTCTTGCCATGCAACTGCTCTCGATGCTCGGCACCCAAGTCCTGACTCCCTGCGCGGAGCGCTCCCGTCAACTCGGGCGACTTCGCCAAATCCAACTTTACGCCGCCCCTCTGTCCGACAACCTCCGCGCCGAACTCGATCTTCGGCGAGCCGCTGCTGACCGTCAATTCGGCGGGGTATTTTGCAGAGAGGTCAATCGAAGCCACGCCCCCAACCGAGCCTTCGGCATAGGCTCCGACTAATCCGCTCGATATCGAGATTCCTCCCTGAAATCCTGCGGAGACCGTTCCGGTCAAGATGTCTCCGACGGTACAGGCCGAACTGTCGCGTGGCGGGCACAGGCCAAACGGATCTGTGAAGCTGTTGGGGTCATTCCCGTTGTACTGATAGAGGTTACCTCCGCCCGCGATTCCCGCGTGATCCTCCTGCAGCCACGTCCCAGTCGCCGGATCATACTGCCGCGTGCGGAAGCTGGAGATGTTCGCCGTGGAGTCAATCGCTACCCGCCGCGGATCAAAGGTCTGCGCCCGGGTGGTGATCCCCGACGTGGCCCATGTGCCGGGGGCGTACGATTGTGGTCCTTCGTACGTTGTGTTGAATGCCCCGATCGAGTCACCAATTGCCAGCAACTGGCCGAGGCCATCCGAGACCAGGAAGAGCTGCGCCTGCTGCACATTGCCGGTAATCCGCCGTACGGCGCTGAGCGGCTCGTCGAGCCCAGGCGCCGGGACATAGGTCCAGAAGTTGTCGGGATCACGGACGACGTTGTCGCCCAGGAACACGACCGGCCCGCGGCCGCACGGCTCGAAGGTGCGGCCGTCGGGATCGTAGCCGCAGGTGTTGGGCGCGGTGAAGAAGTCATGCCCTTCACCGGCCATTCGGCCTGCACCATCGTACTGGTACTCGTAAACGTCCGCCGCCACGGTGTGGACCGCGTCCTGAAGGTAGTCAGCCCACCGGCTGCCATCGGCAAGGTATTCATAGTGGCGGACCGACGTGCCCAGTGACGATACCGTCACCTGGCTGTCCACCCGATTGCTGTTGGCCGGAAAAATGTTGGTAATCACCTGCGTAATTCCGCCGAGATGAATCTGCTTGGTGCGATTCCCCGACGGATCGTATGTGAAGCTGTCGGTCGTCGTGATCGAACCGCTGCGGCCGGTGAGGGTCTGGACCGCGATCGCCCCGGTCCGGAAGTACCGGGTGATCGCTTCGCTCGGCAGCCAGTCGCCGCACGGGTCGCCCGGCATCGAGTCGGCGAAGAACGCGCCGTCGCGGCAGCTCATCGTCTGATGCAGCGGGCGCCCCATGGCGTCCACGCTATCCTGCGCCATCGTGAAGTAGAAGCGGTTCGGGATGAGCGATCCCGTGTCTCGAGATACCAGCTCCCGCAGCACGCCCAGACGGTCGTAGTGCGACGTCACGTTGAGCTGCGCTGTGGTATCGAACGGATAGACGATCGTCTGCCGACGGCCGAGCTGGTCCCAGGTGAACTCGTACAGTTGCCGCTGCACGCTGTCGCTGTTCACCAGCTTCGCCACCAAGGTATCGAGATCACCTGTGCTCT is a window from the Gemmatimonadales bacterium genome containing:
- a CDS encoding anthranilate synthase component I family protein, whose amino-acid sequence is MSDLRSRCRDAARNGFTRVPVTREVVLDGDTPVSAFAKIHRGEYGFLLESLEGGERWARYSFLATEPGAIYRYRGRRCEMSTDGDDWVPRNDPIAPLAHLSEMLRADRSVEVPGLPRFTGGAVGFWGYDVVRTIERLPDPPRDDRDLPDAVVMLVDTLLVLDNLFHRATVIANVAVDERLSDADLDARIADAERRCDEWVARLDAPNHLAPLAIDGVHRAAATANFTDADFQRDVQRCRDYIAAGDAFQIVLSRRLDVTPAPDPFLAYRWLRALNPAPYCYFLRLAGITIAGASPEVLVRVEHDRVTVRPIAGTRPRGATPEADRQLEAEMRADPKEVAEHTMLLDLGRNDVGRVAQYGSVHVAERMVVERYSHVMHLVSEVHGTLRPELDALDALAAAFPAGTVSGAPKVRAMEIIDELEPTRRGPYAGAVGYVGWGARTLDTAIAIRTVIFHGNIASVQAGAGIVADSVPVGELNETSAKAGAVLAALGQAMKDR
- a CDS encoding type II/IV secretion system protein, producing the protein MRNYNDEWTAVVLGPLVPVEKLERLQNDRESSTSLWERILDARLLTEVQVLDAVAARCKLPIADLKLAGEAARDAVPEPLARRYSIVPLTVNDVLLEVATSNPFDIGAEQALAFATGREVRMLLASPPRIREKLDQLYGAARREGSVKDILTGMEAADVRTVEDEQDEMDADAAAAEASSRPIIKLVNVLLDDGVTSRASDIHIESGEQAVVVRYRIDGVLRHAMTIPRKAGTPLISRIKIMSGLDIADRLRPQDGRARVEIKGNPVDLRVSTLPATHGEKVVIRILNTQSTMLSLDSLGLYDDEQTLIKRLLNSKEGILLCTGPTGSGKTTTLYSCIRTIEGEGINIVTVEDPVEYRLGKNVVQVQTNEKTGLTFAAALRSILRQDPDIVLVGEIRDIETAQVAVQASLTGHLVLSTLHTNDAPNTVTRLVDMGLEAFKIGAALRGVIAQRLMRKLCPSCRVEQAHTEVPERLRPFLSRDAQLWKAVGCGQCSQTGYRGRFSVVEILAMNPDLERLVGNNANADQIGRAAQEHGMRSLFECGLRHLIDGHTSIDELLRVTDVPQSHDAPPAKGRGKAKGKGKQTSSTASPAGTDIETTDEHSTDELFAGLELVDEPEAPAPADQAKPSRATILLVEDEESLRRVIKDLLEQEGYHICEARDGAEAMEQVDRHNPDLVLLDLNLPNIDGYTVLQKLRAHPRTEHLPVVILSARGDEDNEVKVLRLGATDFLSKPFRPKALSARLEATLARRGR
- a CDS encoding NUDIX domain-containing protein — encoded protein: MTTVSVSLVDVYVLRGRGEELEVLLLRRAPRGVRAGTWEGVHGKIDPGESPVDAAVRELHEETGCHPLALYNLSRVEQFYLHTEDRVAMIPVFVAFLAGDAVVRLSDEHDTLLWMKPDPARERLTWPRARRALDDAIALLGSGGAGILEEVLRVR
- a CDS encoding serine/threonine-protein kinase — translated: MPATSTLDQVRARLGDRYAVDRELGRGGMGAVYLARDVQLDRPVALKVLPPEFAADPSLRERFLRETRVAASFSHPNIVPVYAVEDRDGLLAFAMGYVEGESLAERVKRAGPLDIRTIVRVLQDIGYALAYAHGRGVVHRDIKPDNIMIERATGRALLMDFGISRPITSTAAAPGLTRVGEVVGTPEFMSPEQASGDTVDGRTDLYSLGLVALFALTGTKPITGTSTQQIIVKQLTEVLPPASTLRSGIPAALGDSIDRCVAKAPDARFRTAEALVDAIDAAQLAAPEIPLPIRLFAQDLGTLSLVAFFLLIMFPLIARGMSAGGLFDAAIPVLLITAVIITRAMMSFSSARRLAADGYSADDILKGMRAVAEERLVVREAYRANPAVLAHRKKTLRIASVMVVTAVVLVVVVARSAVKAGPARYHVGLLGLIALVVAVIWFGVGMMLLLRSPFRAPPGDRIFETVWLGPLGRGFVRLAARNVPRTTTPARAVPAAAAVPAATAAPSAIAPAPAAQVDRLAELEARLAALEKKD